The following are encoded together in the Vibrio splendidus genome:
- a CDS encoding MipA/OmpV family protein, translated as MIRRIALSLSILFGNAQLSFADESFADELFSDQEYGIIGGSITYGESVFSTKSAPQFGATPNLFYSGPKGFIDGSLANWQLLPYVGLSGNWRFAEVSDTFVDLPNGIQDRDGNGELGITLGTVGARLTYLHDVTSEHNGYEVQLHLGRTLETWAQPFTITPYLEIDYRDKKLSNHLYGISNTESSASGLNQFDAGSTFVYQAGLIGLYEFTPTWIGIARADLIHHDSDSALIQRDLGWSFELGVTYRFAGL; from the coding sequence ATGATTCGTCGAATCGCCCTCTCACTATCCATTCTTTTTGGTAACGCCCAACTTTCTTTTGCTGATGAAAGCTTTGCCGATGAGCTCTTTTCTGATCAAGAGTACGGAATCATCGGAGGCAGCATCACCTATGGTGAAAGTGTTTTCTCGACTAAAAGTGCCCCTCAATTTGGCGCGACACCCAACCTATTCTATTCAGGACCGAAAGGCTTTATTGATGGCAGCTTAGCCAATTGGCAACTGCTCCCTTACGTCGGGCTATCTGGAAATTGGCGTTTTGCTGAGGTGTCAGACACTTTTGTGGATCTACCTAACGGCATTCAAGACAGAGATGGTAATGGAGAGCTGGGGATAACCTTAGGAACGGTAGGCGCACGCCTTACCTACTTACACGATGTGACTTCAGAACATAACGGCTACGAAGTTCAGCTTCATTTAGGCAGAACATTAGAAACCTGGGCGCAGCCATTCACCATTACGCCTTACCTAGAAATCGATTATCGTGACAAAAAACTGTCCAATCACCTGTATGGTATTTCTAACACCGAATCTTCTGCCTCAGGGTTAAATCAGTTTGATGCGGGTTCGACGTTTGTTTATCAAGCAGGGTTAATCGGGCTTTATGAGTTTACGCCAACTTGGATTGGTATCGCACGCGCAGACTTGATTCATCACGACAGCGACAGCGCGTTGATACAACGAGACTTGGGCTGGTCATTCGAACTAGGCGTTACCTATCGGTTTGCGGGATTGTAA